In Argonema galeatum A003/A1, one genomic interval encodes:
- the miaB gene encoding tRNA (N6-isopentenyl adenosine(37)-C2)-methylthiotransferase MiaB → MTTSPRRYHITTFGCQMNKADSERMAGVLEDMGFEWSEDPNDASLILYNTCTIRDNAEQKVYSYLGRQAKRKHEQPDLTLIVAGCVAQQEGEALLRRVPELDLVMGPQHANRLKDLLEQVFDGNQVVATESVRIIEDITKPRRDSTVSAWVNVIYGCNERCTYCVVPFVRGVEQSRTPEAIRAEMEELGRQGYKEVTLLGQNIDAYGRDLPGTTPEGRHQNTLTDLLYYVHDVPGIDRIRFATSHPRYFTERLIKACAELPKVCEHFHIPFQSGDNELLKAMARGYTQEKYRRIIDTIRRYMPDASISGDAIVGFPGETEAQFENTLKIVEDIGFDLLNTAAYSPRPGTPAALWENQLSEEVKADRLQRLNHLVNIKAAERSQRYLDRIEEVLVEDQNLKDSSQVMGRTRGNRLTFFNGDITKIKGQLVQVKITEIRPFSLTGE, encoded by the coding sequence ATGACCACCTCCCCTCGCCGCTATCACATCACCACCTTCGGCTGCCAAATGAACAAAGCCGACTCCGAACGCATGGCTGGCGTCCTGGAAGATATGGGTTTTGAGTGGTCAGAAGACCCCAACGATGCCAGTCTGATCCTCTACAATACTTGTACGATTCGGGATAACGCCGAACAAAAGGTTTATTCTTACCTGGGAAGACAAGCCAAGCGCAAACACGAACAACCCGACCTTACTCTCATTGTCGCCGGTTGTGTCGCCCAGCAAGAAGGGGAAGCTTTACTGCGGCGCGTGCCAGAATTAGACTTGGTGATGGGGCCACAACACGCCAATCGCCTCAAAGATTTGCTCGAACAGGTATTTGACGGAAATCAAGTAGTAGCCACAGAATCTGTTCGCATCATCGAAGATATCACGAAACCGCGACGGGATAGCACGGTTAGCGCTTGGGTGAATGTGATTTACGGTTGCAACGAACGCTGCACTTATTGTGTAGTTCCATTCGTGCGCGGTGTTGAACAATCTCGCACGCCAGAGGCGATTCGCGCTGAAATGGAAGAATTGGGGCGTCAGGGTTATAAAGAAGTAACGTTACTGGGTCAGAATATCGATGCCTACGGTCGAGATTTGCCCGGTACGACGCCAGAAGGTCGTCATCAGAACACCTTGACAGATTTGCTTTACTATGTACATGATGTGCCGGGAATCGATCGCATTCGTTTTGCTACCAGTCACCCCCGCTATTTCACAGAACGCCTGATCAAAGCTTGTGCAGAGTTGCCGAAAGTTTGCGAACATTTCCACATTCCCTTCCAGTCTGGGGATAACGAATTACTGAAGGCGATGGCGCGGGGTTATACTCAGGAGAAATATCGCCGCATTATTGATACGATTCGGCGTTATATGCCGGATGCGTCGATTAGTGGGGATGCGATCGTCGGTTTTCCAGGCGAAACAGAAGCACAGTTTGAAAATACGCTCAAAATTGTTGAAGATATTGGTTTCGACCTGTTGAATACTGCTGCTTATTCACCGCGTCCGGGTACACCAGCAGCGCTGTGGGAGAATCAGTTAAGTGAAGAGGTGAAGGCAGACAGATTGCAACGGCTCAATCACTTAGTTAATATTAAGGCAGCAGAGCGATCGCAGCGTTATCTCGATCGCATCGAAGAAGTCCTGGTAGAAGACCAAAATCTCAAAGACTCCAGTCAAGTAATGGGGAGAACAAGAGGCAATCGCTTGACATTTTTCAATGGAGATATTACCAAAATTAAAGGTCAGCTCGTGCAAGTGAAAATCACCGAGATTCGCCCTTTCAGTTTGACTGGTGAGTAA
- a CDS encoding sulfotransferase domain-containing protein, which translates to MQEINQGYKTEEIKFLHFRMDGLILFPYMSEQRVKDLTKFATKPGDVFIVTYPKSGTVWMTQIIKEIFNPVMPEGLEEEDIIGGRVPFLEEANLAQLDRYQYPRYIYSHLSYSLIPYNSEQELKYIFIARNPRDVAVSYFHFMRALKELDWDGTWEEYFQYFLKGTVPYGSYFDHILEWWENKDQRNLLFIKYEDMKKDLESHVKKVANFLGENLSSQEVKRVSEACNFSNMKADPRTNNDRYHDKIYKQESKFSFMRKGVVGDWQNYFSEEQLEEFNKLYTSRMVSTGLDFEFIA; encoded by the coding sequence ATGCAAGAAATAAATCAAGGTTACAAAACTGAAGAAATTAAATTCCTACATTTTCGGATGGATGGCCTAATTCTCTTTCCATACATGAGCGAACAAAGAGTTAAAGACCTAACCAAATTTGCTACCAAACCTGGAGATGTTTTTATTGTTACCTATCCTAAATCAGGAACGGTATGGATGACCCAAATCATTAAAGAAATTTTCAATCCAGTTATGCCAGAAGGATTAGAAGAAGAAGATATTATAGGAGGTCGAGTCCCTTTTTTAGAAGAAGCAAACCTCGCACAATTAGACCGATATCAATACCCACGATATATATATAGCCATTTATCCTATTCCCTAATACCATATAATAGCGAACAAGAATTAAAGTACATTTTCATTGCTAGAAATCCCAGAGATGTAGCAGTTTCTTATTTTCATTTTATGCGTGCATTAAAAGAGCTTGATTGGGATGGCACGTGGGAAGAATATTTTCAATATTTTCTGAAGGGAACTGTTCCTTATGGGTCATACTTCGATCATATATTAGAATGGTGGGAAAATAAAGACCAGCGAAATCTGCTTTTTATTAAATATGAAGACATGAAAAAAGATCTAGAAAGCCATGTAAAAAAAGTTGCTAACTTTCTCGGAGAGAATCTATCAAGCCAAGAAGTAAAAAGGGTATCGGAAGCCTGTAATTTTTCAAACATGAAAGCAGACCCAAGAACTAATAATGATAGATACCATGACAAAATATATAAACAAGAGAGTAAATTTTCATTCATGCGTAAGGGGGTTGTTGGCGACTGGCAAAACTATTTTTCGGAAGAACAATTAGAAGAATTTAATAAACTATATACTTCTCGTATGGTAAGTACTGGTCTGGATTTTGAATTTATCGCTTAG
- a CDS encoding amino acid adenylation domain-containing protein has translation MSSSSNCQDVLVHQLFEAQVKQTSDAVAVVFEDRQLTYRQLNDRANQLAHYLKTLGVGPEVLVGICVERSLEMVVGVLGILKAGGAYVPLDPAYNKARLAFMLEDTQTPLLLTQEKLIQSLPPHQARVICLDTDWETIALSNQKNPQSDGTPNSLAYVIYTSGSTGRPKGVAMSHRPLANLVFWQLENSIATIGTKTLQFASISFDVSFQEIFSTLCSGGTLVLISEELRRDVASLFNFIAAKAIERLFLPFVALQLLAEVADSQETVQTNLREIITAGEQLKITRQIANWFTQLKNCTLHNHYGPSESHVVTAFSLTGLPLHWPGLPPIGRPIANTQIYLLDDHLQTVPAGTPGELYIGGIPLAREYLNRPDLTAERFISNPFSNQLGERLYKTGDIASYLPDGNIEYLGRSDNQVKIRGYRIELGEIEVTLGQHPAVREAVVVAREDIPNDKRLVAYLVHNSEYQELQEQVADLQTEQVSQWQTVYEETYSQTSVAADPTFNIIGWNSSYTGLPIPQEEMREWLDLTTQKLLSLQPQRVLDIGCGTGMLLFRIAPHCSHYLATDFSQAVINYLQQQLHGLKLPLPQVELKCRTADNFDLIEAESFDGVVLNGVLQLFPSIDYLLRVLEGAVKVVRSGGFIFIGDVVNLLLLEAYHTSVELNRASNSVSREQLAQRVRSGMVQEEKLAIAPAFFIALKQHLPQLGDVKIKLKRGNFHNEITRFHYDVILHIGEGVASTKNIQWVDWKQNWTKESIRQLLQTTEAEILGVRHVPNARIEAEIKTIEWFNSNERPDTVGEWRSVLQQLEGSGIDPEELGSLTDDLPYELDINWLEASADGSYNVIFRRTTTELAEFQETAVAETATANLKPWNHYANQPLEGKLTQKLIPLLRSFLAEKLPDYMVPSTFVLLSALPLTPTGKVDRRALPAPDRARRDLKEDFVAPRTLVEEVLAGIWADVLGLERVGIRDNFFHLGGHSLLAIQIIGRLRDILKVELPLRSLFESQTIAELAQAIEKLRIEAVFLQPLPVQKASRSGHLPLSFPQEMIWLRTQLAPEKAFLNIPLMFCFKGALNVQALEQSLNEIVRRHAVWRTTFTEVNGQPVQVIHDTLTLNVAVMNLQHLPESEREVQATEAIAQEANKPFDLSSSQLLRATLIHLQKSEHRFLLTLHHIIGDAFTIHTVFFKELVVLYEAFSTGKPSPLPELDFQYVDYAVWQRQWLQGEVLQSHLAYWKQQLAGLSPLHLPYDREPPPIRTYATSCQSVSISKSLTDKLKAFSQQEGVTLFMTLLAAYQTLLYHYAGSEDIPVICFTSGINRQEFQNLLGCFANTLVLRSHLDGNPSVRQLLKRVWEVTLGAYSHQDLPFSTLMSEVQPELFYDRNSTFQAVFVLETPLPPQDSQWSMSWTDNNTGMRDLSLELQEKQHGINGLLVYSTELFEASTIERMVKDFQTLLEEIAVHPEQNLSKLVSHQDEIK, from the coding sequence ATGAGCAGTAGCAGTAATTGTCAAGATGTCTTAGTTCACCAGCTATTTGAAGCACAGGTAAAGCAGACATCCGATGCCGTAGCAGTGGTTTTTGAAGACCGACAGCTCACTTACCGACAACTCAACGATCGGGCTAACCAGCTGGCACACTACCTGAAAACGCTGGGCGTGGGGCCAGAAGTGCTGGTCGGTATCTGCGTAGAGCGCTCCTTAGAAATGGTAGTGGGAGTCTTGGGCATCCTCAAAGCTGGTGGTGCCTATGTACCCCTAGATCCAGCATATAACAAAGCCCGTTTAGCCTTCATGCTGGAAGACACCCAGACGCCACTCTTGCTCACTCAAGAAAAATTAATTCAATCTCTTCCTCCACACCAAGCTCGTGTCATTTGCTTAGACACTGACTGGGAGACAATTGCTCTTAGCAACCAAAAAAACCCTCAAAGCGATGGGACACCCAACAGCTTAGCCTACGTAATTTATACTTCGGGTTCTACAGGTAGACCTAAAGGAGTGGCAATGAGCCACCGTCCTTTAGCCAATCTGGTGTTTTGGCAATTGGAAAACTCAATTGCTACCATCGGGACAAAAACTCTGCAATTTGCTTCCATCAGCTTCGATGTCTCCTTTCAAGAAATTTTCTCTACTTTGTGTTCCGGGGGAACGCTGGTTTTAATCTCAGAAGAACTACGACGAGATGTAGCGAGTTTATTTAATTTTATCGCCGCCAAAGCGATCGAAAGACTATTTCTGCCGTTTGTAGCCTTACAATTACTAGCTGAAGTTGCTGATAGTCAAGAAACAGTTCAGACAAATCTACGCGAAATTATCACTGCTGGCGAACAGTTGAAGATCACCAGACAAATCGCTAATTGGTTTACCCAGCTAAAAAACTGCACTTTACACAATCATTATGGGCCATCTGAGAGCCACGTTGTTACGGCTTTTAGCTTAACAGGTCTGCCCTTACATTGGCCTGGACTGCCACCGATCGGTCGCCCTATTGCTAACACCCAGATTTATTTATTAGATGACCATTTACAAACAGTTCCTGCTGGCACCCCCGGAGAACTTTACATCGGCGGTATCCCTCTGGCACGAGAATATCTCAATCGTCCCGATTTAACTGCCGAACGGTTTATTTCTAATCCTTTTAGCAATCAGCTTGGAGAACGACTGTATAAAACAGGCGACATAGCTTCCTATCTACCAGATGGCAATATTGAATACTTAGGTCGCAGCGACAATCAGGTAAAAATTCGCGGCTATCGCATCGAATTGGGTGAAATTGAAGTTACACTAGGACAACATCCAGCCGTGCGAGAGGCTGTAGTCGTGGCGCGGGAGGATATACCAAACGATAAGCGCCTAGTGGCATATCTAGTTCACAATTCCGAATACCAGGAGTTGCAAGAGCAAGTAGCAGACTTACAGACCGAACAAGTTTCCCAATGGCAAACAGTTTACGAAGAAACCTATAGTCAAACCTCTGTTGCTGCCGATCCGACCTTCAATATTATCGGCTGGAACAGTAGCTATACAGGATTGCCCATTCCACAAGAGGAAATGCGTGAATGGTTAGATCTAACTACCCAGAAGCTCCTGTCATTGCAACCGCAGCGGGTACTAGATATCGGTTGTGGTACTGGTATGCTGCTATTTAGAATTGCACCTCATTGCAGCCACTATTTAGCCACTGACTTTTCCCAAGCAGTAATAAATTATCTTCAACAGCAATTGCATGGGTTAAAGTTGCCATTACCACAAGTGGAACTTAAGTGCAGAACTGCTGACAATTTTGACTTAATTGAAGCCGAAAGTTTTGATGGAGTAGTTCTCAACGGCGTACTCCAGCTATTTCCCAGCATTGATTATCTCTTGCGGGTCTTAGAAGGTGCTGTAAAAGTAGTTCGCAGTGGCGGTTTTATTTTCATCGGAGATGTGGTGAATTTACTGCTATTAGAAGCTTATCATACCTCTGTTGAACTGAATCGGGCATCCAACTCGGTATCGCGAGAACAACTAGCTCAGCGCGTGCGCTCTGGGATGGTTCAAGAGGAAAAATTAGCGATCGCTCCAGCTTTTTTTATAGCTCTAAAGCAACATTTACCCCAACTAGGCGACGTTAAAATTAAGTTGAAGCGCGGCAATTTCCATAATGAGATTACGCGATTTCACTATGATGTAATTCTCCACATAGGAGAGGGCGTTGCTTCGACCAAAAATATTCAATGGGTAGACTGGAAACAGAATTGGACAAAAGAATCTATCCGCCAGTTACTGCAAACAACCGAGGCTGAAATACTAGGAGTGCGGCACGTACCGAATGCACGTATTGAGGCTGAAATCAAAACCATCGAATGGTTTAACAGTAACGAAAGGCCAGATACTGTAGGGGAATGGCGCTCTGTTTTACAGCAACTAGAGGGGAGTGGAATCGATCCAGAAGAACTAGGGTCATTAACTGATGATTTACCTTACGAGCTGGACATTAATTGGTTAGAAGCTAGTGCAGATGGGAGTTATAACGTAATTTTTCGACGCACCACAACGGAATTAGCAGAATTTCAAGAGACAGCAGTTGCCGAGACTGCTACAGCAAACCTCAAACCTTGGAACCACTACGCCAATCAACCGCTAGAGGGGAAACTTACCCAAAAGCTGATACCGCTTCTCCGCAGCTTTTTGGCAGAAAAACTGCCCGATTATATGGTGCCTTCTACCTTTGTGCTGCTTTCCGCCCTGCCGTTGACGCCGACGGGAAAAGTAGACCGTCGGGCGCTACCAGCACCCGATCGGGCAAGACGGGATCTAAAAGAAGATTTTGTTGCACCTCGTACCTTAGTTGAGGAAGTGTTAGCAGGAATTTGGGCTGATGTGTTGGGATTAGAACGAGTCGGTATTCGCGACAACTTCTTCCATCTGGGGGGACATTCTTTACTAGCAATCCAGATTATTGGTCGGTTGCGCGACATATTAAAAGTCGAGTTACCTTTGCGATCGCTGTTTGAGTCGCAGACGATCGCCGAGCTAGCGCAGGCGATTGAAAAGCTACGGATAGAAGCGGTTTTTTTGCAGCCTCTGCCAGTCCAAAAAGCTTCGCGTTCTGGACATTTGCCCCTTTCGTTTCCTCAAGAAATGATCTGGTTGCGGACTCAACTGGCACCGGAAAAAGCTTTCCTTAATATTCCTTTGATGTTTTGCTTCAAGGGAGCGCTGAATGTGCAGGCTTTGGAACAGAGTCTGAACGAGATCGTGCGGCGTCATGCAGTTTGGCGAACTACGTTTACTGAAGTAAACGGGCAACCAGTCCAAGTCATCCATGATACTCTCACTTTAAATGTGGCGGTGATGAACCTGCAACATTTGCCTGAAAGCGAGCGGGAAGTGCAAGCCACCGAAGCGATCGCACAGGAAGCTAACAAGCCTTTTGACCTTAGCTCGAGCCAGCTGCTACGAGCTACCTTGATACATCTGCAAAAGAGCGAACACAGGTTCTTACTGACCTTGCATCACATTATTGGCGACGCTTTTACTATACATACAGTGTTTTTCAAGGAACTGGTAGTTCTCTACGAAGCCTTCTCTACTGGTAAGCCCTCGCCACTTCCCGAATTGGACTTTCAGTATGTAGATTATGCCGTGTGGCAGCGGCAATGGCTACAGGGAGAAGTCTTACAATCCCATCTGGCTTACTGGAAGCAGCAACTAGCGGGTCTGTCGCCTTTACATCTGCCTTACGATCGAGAGCCACCGCCGATCAGAACCTACGCTACTTCCTGTCAAAGCGTGAGCATCTCCAAGAGCTTGACCGATAAACTCAAAGCGTTTTCGCAGCAAGAGGGCGTTACTTTGTTTATGACTCTGCTGGCAGCATACCAAACTTTGCTCTACCACTACGCTGGTTCCGAAGATATCCCTGTAATCTGTTTTACGTCGGGTATCAACCGACAAGAGTTCCAAAACCTATTGGGGTGTTTTGCCAATACCTTGGTGCTGCGTTCCCATCTAGACGGCAACCCCAGTGTTCGGCAGTTGCTCAAACGAGTATGGGAAGTCACTTTGGGAGCATACAGCCACCAAGATTTGCCCTTCTCCACTCTGATGAGCGAAGTACAGCCAGAGCTGTTCTATGATCGAAACTCTACCTTCCAGGCGGTGTTTGTCCTCGAAACCCCCCTGCCGCCACAGGATTCGCAGTGGAGTATGAGTTGGACGGATAACAACACGGGTATGCGGGATTTATCCCTTGAACTACAGGAGAAACAGCACGGCATTAATGGCTTGTTGGTATACAGCACGGAGTTATTTGAAGCCAGTACTATAGAGCGGATGGTGAAAGATTTTCAAACTTTGCTAGAAGAGATTGCGGTGCATCCAGAGCAGAACCTCTCGAAGTTAGTTTCTCATCAAGATGAGATCAAATGA